A DNA window from Bacteroides cellulosilyticus contains the following coding sequences:
- a CDS encoding SAM-dependent methyltransferase encodes METALYLLPVTLGDTPIETVLPSYNKEIILGISHFIVEDVRSARRFLKKVDREIDIDTLTFYPLNKHTSPEDISGYLKPLMAGLSMGVISEAGCPAVADPGADVVAIAQRKNLKVVPLVGPSSIILSVMGSGFNGQSFAFHGYLPIEPGERAKKIRTLEQRVYAEHQTQLFIETPYRNNKMVEDILQNCRPQTKLCIAANITCEGEYIKTKTVKEWQGKVPDLSKIPCIFLLYK; translated from the coding sequence TTGGAAACAGCTCTTTATCTTTTGCCCGTCACTTTGGGTGATACACCGATTGAAACGGTGTTGCCTTCTTATAATAAGGAGATCATACTTGGGATTAGTCACTTCATAGTAGAGGATGTGCGTTCTGCACGCCGCTTTCTGAAGAAGGTGGACCGGGAAATAGATATTGATACACTGACTTTTTACCCGCTGAACAAGCATACATCACCTGAAGATATTTCAGGATATCTGAAACCGTTGATGGCGGGATTGTCTATGGGAGTGATTTCCGAAGCCGGCTGTCCGGCAGTCGCTGACCCGGGAGCGGATGTAGTGGCGATTGCTCAACGGAAGAATCTGAAAGTAGTGCCCTTGGTGGGACCTTCTTCAATCATTCTTTCTGTCATGGGGTCAGGCTTCAACGGGCAAAGTTTTGCTTTCCACGGTTACCTTCCTATTGAGCCGGGCGAGCGTGCCAAAAAAATAAGGACTCTGGAGCAGCGGGTTTATGCCGAACACCAGACTCAACTATTCATTGAAACACCTTACCGCAATAATAAAATGGTGGAAGACATCTTGCAAAATTGTCGTCCGCAAACCAAACTCTGTATTGCTGCGAACATTACGTGTGAGGGAGAATATATCAAAACCAAGACAGTGAAGGAGTGGCAGGGAAAAGTGCCCGATCTTTCTAAAATTCCTTGTATTTTTCTCTTGTACAAATAA
- the lipA gene encoding lipoyl synthase: MKDRVRKPEWLKISIGANERYTETKRIVESHCLHTICSSGRCPNMGECWGKGTATFMIGGDICTRCCKFCNTQTGKPLPLDMEEPTHVAESIALMKLSHAVITSVDRDDLPDLGAAHWACTIREIKRLNPETTIEVLIPDFQGRKELVSQVIEAQPEIISHNMETVKRITPLVRSAARYETSLEVIRQIADSGVTAKSGIMVGLGETPEEVEELMDDLRRAGCQILTIGQYLQPSHKHYPVAEYVTPAQFASYKETGLAKGFDQVESAPLVRSSFHAEKQVQFYKKETK, from the coding sequence ATGAAAGACAGAGTACGCAAACCCGAATGGCTCAAAATAAGTATTGGAGCCAATGAACGGTATACCGAAACCAAACGTATAGTTGAATCCCACTGCCTGCATACCATTTGCAGTAGCGGACGTTGCCCTAATATGGGAGAATGTTGGGGTAAAGGGACTGCCACCTTCATGATAGGCGGTGACATCTGTACCCGTTGCTGCAAATTCTGTAATACACAGACAGGTAAACCGCTTCCATTAGATATGGAAGAGCCTACCCATGTGGCGGAATCCATAGCCTTGATGAAACTGTCCCATGCTGTCATCACTTCCGTAGACCGGGATGATCTACCGGACCTCGGCGCTGCACATTGGGCATGCACCATACGCGAAATCAAACGCCTCAATCCGGAAACTACCATCGAGGTGCTGATCCCCGACTTTCAAGGAAGAAAAGAATTGGTATCCCAGGTCATTGAAGCACAACCGGAAATTATCTCCCACAATATGGAAACGGTGAAACGCATCACTCCACTGGTACGTAGTGCAGCCCGCTACGAAACAAGCCTGGAAGTAATACGCCAGATAGCCGACAGCGGAGTCACAGCAAAATCAGGAATCATGGTAGGATTAGGCGAAACTCCGGAAGAAGTGGAAGAACTGATGGATGACTTGCGCCGTGCAGGATGTCAAATCCTGACCATCGGGCAGTACTTGCAACCTTCACATAAACATTACCCTGTGGCAGAATACGTTACTCCCGCACAATTCGCTTCTTACAAAGAAACCGGTCTGGCAAAAGGATTTGATCAGGTAGAAAGTGCACCTTTGGTGCGTTCTTCTTTTCATGCCGAAAAACAGGTACAGTTTTACAAAAAAGAAACGAAGTAA
- a CDS encoding S9 family peptidase, giving the protein MKQISIAILLCLCTLAGFAQGGQPLDLKDIVSGKFRAENIYGVIPIPGDGEHYSQMNAEGTQIIKYSFKTGKQVEVLFDAATARECPFKTFDSYSFSPDGSKLLIATEQTPIYRRSYTAIHYIYSLKRNVNGEINNIVEKLSDGGPQQAPVFSPDGTMVAFVRDNNIYLVKFLYGNSESQVTEDGKRNAVLNGIPDWVYEEEFSFNRALEFSADSKMLAYIRFDETEVPSYSFPVFAGSNPHITAFEKYPGDYTYKYPKTGEANSKVSVHTFDIKSKVTRKMQVPLDADGYIPRIRFTQDPNKLAIITLNRHQNRLDMYFGDPRSTVCKQVLRDESDAYIKEGVFDNIIFYPENFSFVSEKSGYNHLYWYSMGGNLIKQVTSGNYEVKEFLGWDADDNSFYYISNEESPLRQAVYQIDRKGKKTKLSSQPGLNSAQFSTNMKYYMNRYSNLNTPTVITLNDNTGKVLSTLVTNDNLKQTLAKYSVPQKEFFTFKTGDGVSLNGWMMKPVNFSASKKYPVLLYQYSGPGSQQVLDTWSISWETYMASRGFIVVCVDGRGTGGRGADFEKCTYLNLGVKEAKDQVATAQYMGSQPYVDKNRIGIWGWSYGGYMTIMSMSEGTPVFKAGVAVAAVTDWNYYDTIYGERFMRTPKENAEGYKGSSAFTRADKLHGNLLLVHGMADDNVHFQNCAEYAEHLVQLNKQFDMQLYTNRNHSIYGGNTRYHLYTKLTNFFEKNL; this is encoded by the coding sequence ATGAAACAGATAAGTATTGCAATTCTTCTTTGCCTCTGCACATTGGCAGGCTTTGCACAAGGCGGTCAGCCTCTCGATTTAAAAGATATTGTATCAGGTAAATTCCGCGCTGAAAATATTTACGGAGTCATTCCCATTCCCGGAGACGGGGAACACTATTCGCAAATGAATGCGGAAGGAACGCAGATCATCAAATACTCTTTCAAGACAGGAAAACAGGTAGAAGTATTGTTCGATGCTGCTACCGCACGCGAATGTCCGTTTAAGACGTTTGACAGCTACAGTTTTTCACCTGACGGCAGCAAACTGCTTATTGCTACAGAACAGACTCCGATTTATCGCCGCTCTTATACAGCTATACATTATATATATAGTCTGAAGCGAAATGTCAACGGAGAAATCAATAACATAGTAGAAAAGCTTTCAGACGGCGGACCGCAGCAAGCACCTGTATTTTCACCGGACGGAACAATGGTTGCATTTGTACGGGATAATAATATCTATCTTGTGAAGTTTCTCTACGGAAACAGCGAAAGCCAGGTTACGGAAGACGGCAAGCGTAATGCCGTTCTGAACGGTATCCCCGACTGGGTATATGAAGAAGAATTTTCTTTCAACCGTGCCCTGGAGTTCAGTGCCGACAGTAAGATGCTGGCTTATATCCGCTTTGACGAGACGGAAGTGCCTTCTTACAGCTTCCCTGTTTTTGCCGGAAGCAATCCTCATATCACAGCTTTTGAGAAGTATCCGGGAGATTATACTTATAAATACCCCAAAACAGGAGAGGCAAATTCAAAGGTCAGTGTACATACCTTCGATATCAAATCGAAAGTAACCCGCAAGATGCAGGTTCCCTTGGATGCTGACGGGTACATCCCGCGTATCCGCTTCACACAAGATCCTAACAAGTTGGCCATTATCACCTTAAACCGCCATCAAAACCGCCTCGACATGTATTTCGGTGATCCGCGTTCTACTGTTTGCAAACAGGTGTTGCGTGACGAAAGTGACGCTTATATCAAAGAAGGCGTATTCGATAATATCATTTTCTATCCGGAAAACTTCAGCTTCGTGAGCGAAAAGAGTGGTTACAATCATCTGTACTGGTACAGCATGGGTGGAAATCTGATTAAACAGGTTACCAGTGGGAACTATGAAGTAAAAGAATTCCTGGGTTGGGATGCTGATGATAACAGTTTCTATTATATCAGTAATGAGGAAAGCCCGCTGCGCCAGGCTGTATACCAAATTGACCGCAAGGGAAAGAAAACCAAACTTTCTTCTCAACCGGGTCTCAACAGTGCACAGTTCAGTACGAACATGAAGTACTACATGAATCGTTATTCAAACCTGAATACTCCCACTGTCATTACTCTAAATGATAATACAGGTAAAGTATTGAGTACGCTTGTTACGAATGATAATCTGAAACAGACTTTAGCCAAATACAGTGTACCTCAGAAGGAGTTCTTCACTTTCAAGACCGGAGATGGTGTAAGTCTGAACGGTTGGATGATGAAGCCGGTGAATTTCTCCGCATCCAAAAAATACCCTGTACTTCTGTATCAATACAGCGGCCCCGGTTCACAACAGGTACTGGACACATGGAGCATCAGTTGGGAAACCTATATGGCCAGTCGTGGTTTTATCGTAGTCTGTGTAGACGGACGTGGAACCGGCGGACGTGGTGCAGACTTCGAAAAATGCACTTATCTGAATCTTGGCGTGAAAGAGGCGAAAGATCAGGTGGCAACAGCCCAATATATGGGTAGCCAGCCGTATGTAGACAAAAACCGTATCGGCATCTGGGGCTGGAGTTATGGCGGATACATGACCATCATGAGTATGAGTGAGGGAACGCCCGTATTCAAGGCCGGAGTTGCAGTAGCAGCCGTCACTGACTGGAATTACTACGACACGATTTATGGCGAACGCTTCATGCGCACTCCCAAAGAGAATGCTGAAGGATATAAAGGCTCTTCCGCTTTCACCCGGGCAGACAAATTGCATGGCAATTTATTGCTGGTACATGGAATGGCGGATGACAATGTTCATTTCCAGAACTGTGCAGAATACGCAGAGCACCTGGTGCAGTTGAACAAGCAATTCGATATGCAACTCTATACAAACCGTAACCACAGTATCTATGGCGGAAACACCCGTTATCATCTGTATACGAAGCTGACGAATTTCTTTGAAAAAAATCTTTAA
- a CDS encoding HigA family addiction module antitoxin: protein MNTVKRIPTHPGDVLKEELECRKISQKKFSEVLGVSYTMLNEILNGKRPITSDFALMVEAALNINAELLANMQTRYNMAVARKESTLNNRLHEIRKMCASLL from the coding sequence ATGAATACAGTAAAAAGAATACCAACTCATCCGGGAGATGTTTTGAAAGAAGAATTGGAATGCCGTAAAATTTCTCAAAAGAAATTTTCAGAAGTTTTAGGGGTATCCTATACTATGCTCAATGAGATACTAAACGGGAAACGCCCCATAACCAGTGACTTTGCCTTAATGGTGGAAGCCGCTTTGAATATTAATGCAGAACTGCTTGCCAACATGCAAACCCGTTACAATATGGCTGTTGCCCGTAAAGAAAGCACGCTAAATAACAGGCTACACGAAATACGCAAAATGTGTGCCTCGTTGTTATAG
- a CDS encoding type II toxin-antitoxin system RelE/ParE family toxin, which translates to MVIEYDKDYLRELYEDGKCKDKKHRFDASVIKKYQKRIDTLMGATRIEDLFVFNSLNFEALNGKDSFSIRLDYHYRLEFKIKKEGNETVVTICTVLDITNHYQ; encoded by the coding sequence ATGGTTATTGAATATGACAAAGACTATCTGCGTGAACTTTATGAAGATGGCAAATGCAAGGATAAGAAACACCGCTTTGATGCATCTGTAATAAAGAAATACCAGAAGCGTATAGATACCTTGATGGGAGCAACAAGAATTGAAGACTTATTCGTCTTCAATTCATTAAATTTTGAAGCACTGAATGGCAAAGATAGCTTTTCTATTCGTTTAGACTATCATTATCGACTGGAATTCAAAATAAAAAAAGAAGGAAACGAGACAGTTGTAACAATATGTACCGTATTGGATATAACCAATCATTATCAATAG
- a CDS encoding sugar isomerase domain-containing protein: protein MLALEWLKNAHGIMEKLEATQLENIKKAATAMADSIEAGRWVHTFGCGHATIPVEEMYPRIGSFVGFHPLCELPLTFFTQIIGQMGIHQFLFLERTEGYGQAIMKNYDFDSKDCIWIFSHTGINAVNIDMALEAKKRGMKVIVYGSAGETGDKASRHSSGKNLFQLADIIVDSCVPLVDASVPLKNHFDKVGPLSTLSFVTMVWMTITTVAEILADRGVHLYIHPSHNVPGDTTAHERLDAAIAEYQKKVKIL from the coding sequence ATGTTAGCACTTGAATGGTTAAAAAACGCGCATGGCATCATGGAAAAACTGGAAGCCACGCAATTGGAGAATATCAAAAAGGCAGCCACCGCTATGGCAGATTCCATCGAAGCCGGCCGTTGGGTACACACGTTCGGATGTGGTCACGCAACAATTCCCGTTGAAGAGATGTATCCTCGCATCGGTAGTTTTGTAGGTTTTCACCCGTTGTGCGAACTTCCGCTGACATTCTTTACACAAATCATCGGCCAAATGGGTATCCATCAATTCCTGTTTCTGGAAAGAACAGAGGGTTACGGACAGGCAATCATGAAGAATTATGATTTCGATTCCAAAGACTGTATCTGGATTTTCTCTCACACAGGAATCAATGCAGTAAACATCGACATGGCACTGGAAGCAAAGAAGCGTGGCATGAAGGTAATCGTTTACGGCTCAGCCGGAGAAACTGGCGACAAAGCAAGCCGTCATTCCAGCGGTAAGAACCTGTTCCAACTTGCCGATATCATAGTGGACTCCTGCGTGCCTTTGGTAGATGCTTCCGTGCCTTTGAAGAATCATTTCGACAAGGTGGGACCATTGTCAACCCTGAGTTTCGTTACTATGGTATGGATGACCATCACTACCGTTGCCGAAATTCTGGCAGATCGCGGCGTACATCTGTATATCCATCCGTCACATAACGTTCCGGGCGACACAACTGCTCACGAACGCCTGGATGCTGCTATTGCCGAATATCAAAAGAAAGTAAAAATCCTCTAA
- a CDS encoding MFS transporter: MSSYNKNLVFTAACIGMCFFGISMITLGSVLPSLTTKLGLDNLQATALVTFLPLGLLGGSLLFGPIVDRFGHKALLLLSCLVVLLGLEGIAFFTSIPLLQLSIIGIGLGGGILNGETNALVADISDETEKGSRLSLLGAFYGIGALGIPVLLSFLSGYYSFEIILQGTGVVMLAGILFCLGVRFPAPKQPQGFPIKEGLGLLKESSLLLLSFILFFQSGIEGVCNNWTTLYLGQTTNIPENRALMALTCMVAGLTVARLLLVVLFKKIKQETVLRASLITAAIGFAMLTFSPDFARAAIGMVLVGAGLASTFPVILSIVGSRYASLSGTAFSVALVIALIGQTLLNSLTGIISQGYSIVVYPYMMIASLLIMLLLFKRSLK; the protein is encoded by the coding sequence ATGAGTAGTTACAACAAGAATCTGGTTTTCACGGCTGCGTGCATCGGTATGTGTTTCTTTGGCATTTCGATGATCACCCTGGGCTCGGTACTACCGTCCCTCACCACCAAACTGGGTTTGGACAATCTCCAAGCCACCGCACTGGTGACGTTCCTGCCTCTCGGTTTATTGGGAGGCTCCCTGTTGTTCGGTCCTATTGTAGACCGCTTCGGACACAAAGCGTTACTGCTGCTCAGTTGCCTGGTCGTGTTGCTCGGACTGGAAGGAATTGCTTTCTTTACAAGTATCCCATTGTTGCAACTTTCCATTATCGGTATCGGCCTGGGAGGAGGGATTCTGAACGGTGAAACAAATGCTTTAGTAGCTGATATTTCCGACGAAACGGAGAAAGGTTCGCGCCTTAGTCTGCTGGGTGCATTCTATGGTATCGGTGCGCTGGGGATTCCTGTATTACTCAGTTTCCTGTCCGGATATTATTCTTTTGAAATTATACTGCAAGGCACGGGCGTTGTAATGCTGGCAGGTATCCTGTTCTGTCTCGGTGTACGCTTCCCTGCCCCCAAACAGCCGCAAGGATTCCCAATCAAAGAAGGACTGGGGTTGTTAAAAGAAAGCAGCTTATTATTACTCAGTTTTATCCTCTTTTTCCAAAGCGGTATCGAAGGTGTATGCAATAACTGGACTACACTCTACCTGGGACAAACCACCAACATCCCCGAAAACCGGGCGCTCATGGCACTGACTTGCATGGTGGCCGGACTGACTGTCGCCCGTCTGTTGCTGGTGGTTCTCTTCAAGAAGATAAAACAGGAAACTGTTCTTCGCGCCAGCCTGATTACGGCCGCAATAGGTTTTGCAATGCTCACTTTTTCACCGGACTTTGCACGTGCTGCCATAGGCATGGTGCTTGTCGGTGCAGGACTAGCATCTACTTTCCCCGTCATACTCAGCATTGTCGGCAGCCGGTACGCTTCTCTGTCGGGAACGGCATTCAGTGTGGCCCTTGTTATAGCTCTGATCGGACAGACATTACTGAACAGCCTCACGGGAATTATCTCGCAAGGATACAGTATCGTTGTGTATCCTTATATGATGATTGCCTCCCTGCTCATCATGCTTCTATTGTTTAAACGCTCACTCAAATAA
- a CDS encoding ROK family protein, translating into MATIALDIGGTKIASAIFLPDGSMLFNRKRLLKGRTGHEVGKLAAEILDKLLTVARRSRIQIDGVGICVPGIVYSQTGRVWAPNIPGWENYPLQEVLRTVTAPDIEIYIDSDRTCYMYGEMWQGAAKDCHSAVFIAVGTGIGAGIIIDGHVLHGANDIIGATGWMALQPPYKEEYDACGCFEYYASGNGIGARVRDAVRANKAYKGRLRQKPICRISAYDVFSAYNEEDPIAVSVLHKAIEMWGMASANFVSLLNPQKIIWGGGVFGPAGIFIDDIYKEACKWAQPLSIKQVEFVASQLSGNAGLIGAAFLAIKKHLYE; encoded by the coding sequence ATGGCTACCATCGCTCTCGACATAGGCGGCACCAAAATAGCAAGCGCTATTTTCCTCCCTGACGGAAGTATGTTGTTCAACCGAAAGCGTCTGCTGAAAGGAAGAACGGGACACGAAGTAGGCAAACTTGCCGCAGAAATCCTTGATAAACTCCTGACTGTTGCCCGCAGAAGCCGTATCCAGATTGACGGCGTCGGTATATGTGTCCCCGGCATTGTCTATTCGCAGACGGGACGTGTATGGGCCCCGAACATCCCCGGCTGGGAAAACTACCCGCTACAAGAAGTACTCCGTACCGTAACGGCACCGGATATAGAAATCTACATCGACAGCGACCGTACTTGCTATATGTATGGAGAAATGTGGCAGGGAGCAGCCAAAGACTGCCATAGTGCAGTATTCATTGCCGTAGGAACCGGTATAGGCGCTGGAATCATCATCGACGGACACGTGTTGCACGGCGCAAACGACATCATCGGCGCTACCGGCTGGATGGCACTGCAACCTCCTTATAAAGAAGAATACGATGCCTGCGGTTGTTTCGAATATTATGCCTCGGGAAATGGTATCGGAGCCAGAGTGCGGGATGCAGTCCGTGCAAATAAAGCTTATAAAGGACGCTTACGTCAAAAACCTATCTGCCGCATTTCCGCTTATGATGTATTCAGCGCATACAATGAGGAAGATCCGATTGCAGTTTCCGTACTACACAAAGCCATAGAAATGTGGGGAATGGCCTCTGCCAACTTTGTCAGCCTGCTGAATCCGCAAAAGATAATCTGGGGTGGAGGGGTATTCGGCCCTGCCGGTATCTTTATAGATGATATCTACAAAGAAGCCTGCAAATGGGCACAACCGCTCAGTATCAAGCAGGTGGAATTTGTAGCCTCTCAATTGTCCGGTAATGCCGGACTGATAGGAGCTGCCTTTCTCGCTATTAAAAAGCACCTGTACGAGTAA
- a CDS encoding TIGR01212 family radical SAM protein (This family includes YhcC from E. coli K-12, an uncharacterized radical SAM protein.): protein MDVAPILYNEFPLFLKRYFPYKVQKISLNAGFTCPNRDGVKGYGGCTYCNNQTFNPEYCRTEKSVTQQLEEGKVFFAHKYPEMKYLAYFQAYTNTYGELEALKRKYEEALSVPDVVGLVIGTRPDCMPDTLLHYLEEVNKNTFLLVEYGIESTHDATLRRINRGHTFQDTVDAVERTVACGILTGGHVILGLPGETHEDLVAQAATLSRLPITTLKMHQLQLIRGTRMAHEYEQHPEDFHLFGVEEYIDLVIDYIEHLRPDLVLERFVSQSPKELLIAPDWGLKNYEFNHRIQKKMRQLGAYQGKKYDM from the coding sequence ATGGATGTAGCACCTATATTATATAATGAGTTTCCGCTTTTCCTGAAACGTTATTTTCCGTATAAGGTACAGAAAATATCACTGAATGCCGGTTTCACCTGCCCGAATCGGGATGGTGTGAAAGGATATGGCGGTTGTACCTATTGCAATAATCAGACTTTCAATCCCGAATACTGTCGTACGGAAAAATCCGTAACTCAGCAGTTGGAAGAGGGGAAAGTCTTTTTCGCCCATAAGTATCCCGAAATGAAATACCTTGCCTACTTTCAGGCATACACCAATACTTACGGTGAATTGGAAGCATTGAAGCGGAAATATGAGGAAGCACTGTCTGTTCCCGATGTGGTCGGTCTGGTCATCGGTACCCGGCCGGATTGTATGCCGGATACTTTGCTGCATTATCTGGAAGAAGTGAATAAAAACACTTTCCTGTTGGTTGAATATGGTATTGAAAGTACCCACGATGCCACACTCCGCCGAATCAATCGCGGACACACTTTTCAGGATACGGTAGATGCTGTGGAAAGAACTGTTGCCTGTGGCATTCTTACCGGTGGGCATGTTATATTGGGACTTCCCGGTGAAACGCATGAAGACTTGGTTGCACAGGCCGCTACGCTGTCGCGCCTTCCGATTACAACTCTCAAAATGCATCAATTGCAGTTGATACGCGGTACCCGTATGGCACATGAATATGAACAACATCCCGAAGACTTCCACCTTTTCGGGGTAGAAGAGTATATTGATTTGGTAATAGACTATATAGAGCATCTGCGCCCCGATTTAGTTTTAGAACGCTTTGTTTCGCAGTCTCCTAAAGAATTGTTAATTGCACCCGACTGGGGACTGAAAAATTATGAATTTAATCATCGGATACAAAAAAAAATGCGTCAGCTCGGAGCTTATCAGGGAAAGAAATATGATATGTGA
- a CDS encoding FprA family A-type flavoprotein: MNQKTMIKGKIHYVGVNDRNKHLFEGLWPLPYGVSYNSYLIDDETVALIDTVDACYFEVYLRKIKSIIGERPIQYLIINHMEPDHSGSIRLIKQHYPDIVIVGNKQTFGMIEGYYGVTGEQYVVKDDDFLALGHHKLRFYLTPMVHWPETMMTFDETEGVLFSGDGFGCFGTLDGGFLDTRINTDRYWDEMVRYYSNIVGKYGSPVQKALQKLGGLHITTICSTHGPVWTEYISKVIGIYDKLSRYAADEGVVIAYGSMYGHTEQMAEAIAAELSAQGIKNIVMHNVSKSNPSYIIADIFKYRGLIIGSPTYSNQIYPDIESLLSKILIREVKGRYLGYFGSFTWAGAAVKRMAEFAEKSKFEIIADPVEMKQAMKDITYEQCEHLARSMAERLKKDRE; this comes from the coding sequence ATGAACCAGAAGACTATGATAAAAGGAAAAATACACTATGTAGGAGTAAATGACCGTAACAAGCACCTGTTTGAAGGCTTGTGGCCACTACCTTATGGAGTGTCTTATAACTCTTACCTGATAGACGACGAAACAGTGGCTTTGATTGATACGGTAGATGCTTGTTATTTCGAAGTATATCTTCGTAAAATAAAAAGTATTATTGGCGAACGTCCTATCCAGTATCTCATCATTAACCACATGGAGCCCGACCATTCCGGTTCGATCCGCCTCATTAAACAACATTATCCCGATATTGTCATTGTCGGTAACAAGCAAACCTTCGGTATGATCGAAGGTTACTATGGTGTGACAGGCGAACAATACGTTGTAAAAGACGACGATTTCCTGGCATTGGGACATCACAAACTGCGTTTCTACCTGACACCGATGGTGCACTGGCCCGAAACTATGATGACTTTTGACGAAACGGAAGGTGTACTGTTCTCCGGCGATGGTTTCGGCTGTTTCGGTACGTTGGACGGTGGTTTCCTTGATACCCGTATCAATACGGATCGTTATTGGGATGAAATGGTGCGCTATTACTCCAATATCGTTGGTAAATACGGTTCTCCGGTACAGAAGGCTTTGCAGAAATTGGGAGGATTGCACATCACGACCATCTGCTCTACCCATGGACCTGTTTGGACAGAGTATATAAGTAAAGTAATAGGCATTTACGATAAACTAAGTCGCTATGCTGCCGATGAAGGAGTGGTGATAGCTTACGGTTCCATGTATGGCCATACAGAGCAAATGGCAGAAGCCATCGCAGCGGAACTATCTGCACAGGGCATCAAGAATATCGTGATGCACAACGTCAGCAAAAGCAATCCTTCCTATATCATTGCAGATATCTTCAAATACCGTGGTCTGATTATTGGTAGTCCCACTTACAGCAATCAGATTTATCCGGATATCGAGTCCCTGCTTTCCAAAATACTGATACGCGAAGTTAAAGGCCGCTATCTGGGTTACTTCGGATCGTTCACGTGGGCGGGTGCTGCGGTGAAGCGTATGGCTGAGTTTGCCGAGAAGAGCAAGTTTGAAATTATAGCCGACCCTGTAGAGATGAAGCAAGCGATGAAGGACATCACTTACGAACAATGCGAACACCTGGCACGTTCTATGGCTGAACGCCTGAAGAAGGACAGGGAATAG
- the nagB gene encoding glucosamine-6-phosphate deaminase, producing MRLIIQPDYQSVSKWAAHYVAAKIKAANPTPEKPFVLGCPTGSSPLGMYKELIDLNKKGIISFQNVVTFNMDEYVGLPKEHPESYYSFMWNNFFNHIDIKPENTNILNGNAADLDAECARYEEKIKSYGGIDLFMGGIGPDGHIAFNEPGSSLSSRTRQKTLTTDTIIANSRFFDNDVNKVPKTALTVGVGTVLSAKEVMIIVNGHNKARALYHAVEGSINQMWTISALQMHEKGIIVADDAATFELKVGTYRYFKDIEADHLDPASLLK from the coding sequence ATGAGATTAATCATTCAACCGGATTATCAATCCGTATCCAAGTGGGCTGCCCATTACGTAGCCGCTAAAATTAAGGCCGCTAATCCGACGCCTGAAAAACCGTTTGTTCTGGGTTGCCCTACCGGTTCGTCACCGCTCGGCATGTACAAGGAGTTGATAGACCTGAATAAGAAAGGAATTATTTCTTTCCAGAACGTGGTTACTTTTAATATGGATGAGTATGTGGGTCTGCCCAAAGAACATCCGGAAAGCTACTACTCTTTCATGTGGAACAACTTCTTCAACCATATCGACATCAAACCGGAGAATACCAATATCCTGAACGGGAATGCGGCCGACCTGGATGCTGAATGTGCCCGTTACGAAGAAAAAATCAAGTCTTACGGCGGTATCGACCTGTTTATGGGTGGTATTGGTCCTGACGGACACATTGCCTTCAATGAACCGGGTTCTTCTCTGTCTTCCCGCACACGTCAGAAGACCTTGACGACTGATACGATTATCGCCAATTCCCGTTTCTTTGACAATGATGTAAACAAAGTGCCCAAAACGGCATTGACTGTTGGTGTAGGTACAGTGCTTTCTGCCAAGGAAGTGATGATTATTGTGAACGGACATAATAAAGCTCGCGCGCTCTATCATGCAGTAGAAGGTTCTATCAATCAGATGTGGACCATCAGTGCTTTGCAGATGCATGAGAAGGGTATCATTGTAGCTGATGATGCAGCTACTTTTGAACTGAAAGTAGGCACATACCGCTATTTTAAAGATATAGAAGCTGACCATTTGGATCCGGCTTCTTTGCTGAAGTAA